In Nicotiana tabacum cultivar K326 chromosome 2, ASM71507v2, whole genome shotgun sequence, the following proteins share a genomic window:
- the LOC107795733 gene encoding polyadenylation and cleavage factor homolog 4 isoform X1, whose translation MEMEGSRRPFDRSRLEPGPKKPRLMEAGTERSSSNGSSFISQRAAASNSRSSDSIRGPYQQQQQHQELVSQYKTALAELTFNSKPIITNLTIIAGENLQSAKAIAATICNNIIEVPTEQKLPSLYLLDSIVKNIGRDYIKYFAGKLPEVFCKAYRQVEPSVHPGMRHLFGTWKGVFPPQQLQLIEKELGFTTGVNGSSSGTSRPDPQAQRPAHSIHVNPKYLEARQRLQQSTRTKGAVSDISSTLNVNENVERPEITTSVSSGRSWIDPSIKRAQKEKLNEHVPEKTISAAYGDSDYGSDVSRRSAFGAGRGGERIKEQGFDKPWYDSGTGKILSQRSGLDIKHGFQSISQKSATSDAHPQLIQSLPNRTSTLTDRSWKNSEEEEYMWDDVNSAAKDRWASEDSDKSDLENQLRRPQSIREVGLRADSEASADSLSGDERGQTSFGNQMSAMWSRDSHALDGARHSASLRSAPVHPEGYQTSFSSLSKAANSIGRTSFKSQTGSVHVGAPNFVPMNATLESRGSIVQQQRETLRAASPSAHSPMHQHPPSPSVITSNANQIANSLDEQYQPQATSRSDPRISQFSRRSNLDPRNQFSHESLAMPSWNAVSVNSQRQQPPNLQNASTLASSLQLRHDVQQESLESEYSGQTQNSAVPQISDFPNPSSTSSLLAAVLKSGIIGSKSSSGTTPSSLDKGALSSQASAQPPLPSGLPPAQFSPPGPRIPPASISSLSLDKNASNTPNYNSQRNVEPPPLPPGPPPTLVEGASLQPLNAPKSASSPLSSILSTLVAKGLISASKESPTYTPSDTPPQTQNHIPPASSMSIPALSAPISSSIPFLAPEAEITLSKPAAKTPDALLRSTKEQAKSLIGLAFKPDVIRKSHPDVISELLDDVPHQCGICGFGLKLQEKLDRHLEWHALRNPDVKLLNSSRKWYLNSGEWIAGFGGLPCDKSKGTIGGSNETSECTEAVVPADESQCVCVLCGELFEDFYNEESDKWMFKGAVYMSIPGESGTQGPIVHTNCISESSCQELGLA comes from the exons ATGGAGATGGAGGGTTCTCGTAGACCATTTGATAGATCAAGATTAGAGCCAGGACCTAAGAAACCAAGATTAATGGAAGCTGGAACCGAGCGGAGCAGCTCAAATGGGTCGAGCTTCATTTCTCAACGGGCTGCTGCTTCGAATTCGAGGAGTAGTGATTCGATTCGCGGGCCTTATCAACAGCAGCAACAGCATCAGGAGCTAGTGAGCCAGTATAAGACTGCCTTAGCTGAACTGACATTTAATTCGAAGCCCATAATTACAAATTTGACTATTATTGCTGGTGAGAATTTGCAGTCTGCTAAGGCGATCGCTGCTACTATCTGCAACAACATTATTGAG GTTCCTACTGAGCAAAAGCTTCCATCTCTATACCTTTTGGACAGTATTGTGAAGAACATCGGGCGGGATTATATTAAGTATTTTGCCGGCAAGCTACCTGAG GTTTTCTGCAAAGCTTATAGACAGGTTGAACCTTCGGTACATCCTGGGATGCGGCATCTTTTTGGAACTTGGAAAGGAGTATTCCCCCCTCAACAACTCCAATTAATTGAGAAGGAGCTCGGATTTACAACTGGTGTCAATGGCTCTTCATCAGGGACATCTAGGCCTGATCCCCAGGCTCAACGACCTGCACATAGCATTCACGTAAATCCCAAATATCTGGAGGCAAGGCAACGCCTACAGCAATCAACCAGG ACAAAAGGAGCAGTTAGTGACATCAGCAGCACTCTTAATGTAAACGAGAACGTAGAGAGACCGGAGATAACAACCAGTGTTAGTTCTGGAAGATCATGGATTGATCCTTCTATTAAG CGTGCTCAGAAAGAAAAGTTGAACGAGCATGTTCCTGAGAAAACTATCAGTGCAGCATATGGAGATTCGGATTATGGTTCTGATGTGTCGAGGCGTTCTGCCTTTGGAGCAGGAAGAGGAGGTGAGAGAATTAAGGAACAGGGGTTCGATAAACCTTGGTATGATTCTGGGACTGGTAAAATATTGAGCCAAAGAAGCGGCTTGGACATTAAGCATGGGTTCCAAAGTATATCCCAAAAATCTGCAACCTCTGATGCACATCCACAACTGATACAGTCCTTGCCAAATAGAACCAGTACTTTGACTGATAGGAGCTGGAAGAATTCTGAGGAAGAGGAGTACATGTGGGATGATGTAAACAGTGCAGCTAAAGACCGGTGGGCATCTGAGGATTCAGATAAATCT GACCTAGAAAATCAACTGAGGAGACCACAGAGCATAAGGGAGGTCGGATTAAGGGCTGATAGTGAAGCCTCAGCTGATTCTCTTTCAGGTGACGAGCGAGGCCAAACATCTTTCGGGAATCAAATGTCAGCAATGTGGTCAAGGGATTCACATGCTTTAGATGGAGCTAGGCATTCAGCTTCTCTTCGAAGTGCTCCAGTTCATCCAGAAGGCTATCAAACTTCTTTCAGTTCGTTGTCAAAAGCTGCAAATTCAATAGGTAGGACATCTTTCAAGTCACAGACAGGTTCAGTCCACGTTGGAGCGCCAAACTTTGTGCCGATGAATGCAACTTTGGAGTCCAGGGGATCCATAGTGCAACAGCAGCGAGAAACTCTCAGAGCTGCCTCTCCCTCTGCTCACTCACCAATGCATCAGCATCCTCCATCCCCATCAGTCATAACAAGCAACGCTAATCAAATAGCTAACAGTCTCGATGAGCAGTACCAGCCGCAGGCCACTTCTCGTTCTGATCCAAGAATATCCCAATTCTCAAGGAGGTCAAATCTTGATCCTCGTAACCAGTTTTCCCATGAATCTCTGGCAATGCCATCTTGGAATGCCGTTTCAGTTAATTCACAAAGACAACAGCCTCCGAATTTGCAAAATGCTTCTACCTTGGCCTCCTCTCTTCAGTTGAGGCATGATGTTCAGCAGGAAAGCCTGGAATCTGAATATTCTGGTCAAACCCAGAATTCAGCAGTTCCTCAGATTTCAGATTTTCCTAATCCCTCTAGCACTAGCAGTTTGTTGGCTGCTGTTTTGAAGAGTGGAATTATTGGTAGTAAATCAAGTTCAGGTACGACACCGAGTTCTCTTGATAAGGGTGCTCTGTCATCCCAAGCCAGTGCACAGCCTCCTTTACCAAGTGGTCTTCCTCCTGCCCAGTTTTCCCCACCTGGGCCCAGGATTCCACCGGCTTCTATCTCTAGTCTATCGTTGGACAAAAATGCTTCAAACACTCCAAATTATAACTCCCAGAGAAATGTAGAACCACCACCATTGCCACCTGGGCCACCTCCAACTCTTGTAGAGGGTGCATCACTGCAGCCTTTGAATGCACCAAAATCTGCTTCTAGTCCCCTGTCAAGCATTTTGAGTACATTGGTAGCGAAAGGGTTGATATCCGCATCAAAGGAGTCCCCTACTTACACTCCTTCGGATACACCTCCTCAAACGCAGAACCATATTCCACCAGCAAGCTCCATGTCAATTCCTGCTTTATCTGCTCCAATATCCTCATCCATTCCTTTCTTGGCTCCGGAGGCCGAGATTACTCTCTCAAAACCTGCTGCTAAAACCCCTGATGCCTTACTTCGGTCCACCAAAGAACAGGCAAAAAGTCTCATTGGGCTTGCGTTTAAGCCAGATGTGATTCGGAAGTCCCATCCTGATGTGATCAGTGAACTTCTTGATGACGTTCCACATCAGTGTGGCATATGCGGTTTTGGACTTAAACTCCAAGAGAAACTTGATAGACACTTGGAGTGGCACGCATTGAGAAATCCAGATGTCAAACTGTTGAATAGTTCAAGAAAGTGGTATTTAAATTCTGGAGAATGGATTGCTGGATTTGGTGGCCTCCCTTGTGATAAATCCAAAGGGACAATTGGAGGTTCTAATGAAACATCAGAATGTACCGAGGCTGTGGTTCCTGCAGATGAAAGTCAATGTGTATGCGTTTTGTGTGGTGAGCTTTTTGAAGACTTCTACAATGAAGAAAGTGACAAATGGATGTTCAAAGGTGCTGTTTACATGAGTATTCCAGGTGAAAGTGGTACTCAGGGTCCGATAGTCCACACGAACTGTATTTCAGAAAGTTCTTGTCAAGAGTTGGGACTTGCCTAG
- the LOC107795733 gene encoding polyadenylation and cleavage factor homolog 4 isoform X2 encodes MLDKLILSLCFWDKQTSKVPTEQKLPSLYLLDSIVKNIGRDYIKYFAGKLPEVFCKAYRQVEPSVHPGMRHLFGTWKGVFPPQQLQLIEKELGFTTGVNGSSSGTSRPDPQAQRPAHSIHVNPKYLEARQRLQQSTRTKGAVSDISSTLNVNENVERPEITTSVSSGRSWIDPSIKRAQKEKLNEHVPEKTISAAYGDSDYGSDVSRRSAFGAGRGGERIKEQGFDKPWYDSGTGKILSQRSGLDIKHGFQSISQKSATSDAHPQLIQSLPNRTSTLTDRSWKNSEEEEYMWDDVNSAAKDRWASEDSDKSDLENQLRRPQSIREVGLRADSEASADSLSGDERGQTSFGNQMSAMWSRDSHALDGARHSASLRSAPVHPEGYQTSFSSLSKAANSIGRTSFKSQTGSVHVGAPNFVPMNATLESRGSIVQQQRETLRAASPSAHSPMHQHPPSPSVITSNANQIANSLDEQYQPQATSRSDPRISQFSRRSNLDPRNQFSHESLAMPSWNAVSVNSQRQQPPNLQNASTLASSLQLRHDVQQESLESEYSGQTQNSAVPQISDFPNPSSTSSLLAAVLKSGIIGSKSSSGTTPSSLDKGALSSQASAQPPLPSGLPPAQFSPPGPRIPPASISSLSLDKNASNTPNYNSQRNVEPPPLPPGPPPTLVEGASLQPLNAPKSASSPLSSILSTLVAKGLISASKESPTYTPSDTPPQTQNHIPPASSMSIPALSAPISSSIPFLAPEAEITLSKPAAKTPDALLRSTKEQAKSLIGLAFKPDVIRKSHPDVISELLDDVPHQCGICGFGLKLQEKLDRHLEWHALRNPDVKLLNSSRKWYLNSGEWIAGFGGLPCDKSKGTIGGSNETSECTEAVVPADESQCVCVLCGELFEDFYNEESDKWMFKGAVYMSIPGESGTQGPIVHTNCISESSCQELGLA; translated from the exons ATGTTAGATAAACTGATCTTGAGCCTTTGCTTTTGGGATAAGCAGACATCAAAG GTTCCTACTGAGCAAAAGCTTCCATCTCTATACCTTTTGGACAGTATTGTGAAGAACATCGGGCGGGATTATATTAAGTATTTTGCCGGCAAGCTACCTGAG GTTTTCTGCAAAGCTTATAGACAGGTTGAACCTTCGGTACATCCTGGGATGCGGCATCTTTTTGGAACTTGGAAAGGAGTATTCCCCCCTCAACAACTCCAATTAATTGAGAAGGAGCTCGGATTTACAACTGGTGTCAATGGCTCTTCATCAGGGACATCTAGGCCTGATCCCCAGGCTCAACGACCTGCACATAGCATTCACGTAAATCCCAAATATCTGGAGGCAAGGCAACGCCTACAGCAATCAACCAGG ACAAAAGGAGCAGTTAGTGACATCAGCAGCACTCTTAATGTAAACGAGAACGTAGAGAGACCGGAGATAACAACCAGTGTTAGTTCTGGAAGATCATGGATTGATCCTTCTATTAAG CGTGCTCAGAAAGAAAAGTTGAACGAGCATGTTCCTGAGAAAACTATCAGTGCAGCATATGGAGATTCGGATTATGGTTCTGATGTGTCGAGGCGTTCTGCCTTTGGAGCAGGAAGAGGAGGTGAGAGAATTAAGGAACAGGGGTTCGATAAACCTTGGTATGATTCTGGGACTGGTAAAATATTGAGCCAAAGAAGCGGCTTGGACATTAAGCATGGGTTCCAAAGTATATCCCAAAAATCTGCAACCTCTGATGCACATCCACAACTGATACAGTCCTTGCCAAATAGAACCAGTACTTTGACTGATAGGAGCTGGAAGAATTCTGAGGAAGAGGAGTACATGTGGGATGATGTAAACAGTGCAGCTAAAGACCGGTGGGCATCTGAGGATTCAGATAAATCT GACCTAGAAAATCAACTGAGGAGACCACAGAGCATAAGGGAGGTCGGATTAAGGGCTGATAGTGAAGCCTCAGCTGATTCTCTTTCAGGTGACGAGCGAGGCCAAACATCTTTCGGGAATCAAATGTCAGCAATGTGGTCAAGGGATTCACATGCTTTAGATGGAGCTAGGCATTCAGCTTCTCTTCGAAGTGCTCCAGTTCATCCAGAAGGCTATCAAACTTCTTTCAGTTCGTTGTCAAAAGCTGCAAATTCAATAGGTAGGACATCTTTCAAGTCACAGACAGGTTCAGTCCACGTTGGAGCGCCAAACTTTGTGCCGATGAATGCAACTTTGGAGTCCAGGGGATCCATAGTGCAACAGCAGCGAGAAACTCTCAGAGCTGCCTCTCCCTCTGCTCACTCACCAATGCATCAGCATCCTCCATCCCCATCAGTCATAACAAGCAACGCTAATCAAATAGCTAACAGTCTCGATGAGCAGTACCAGCCGCAGGCCACTTCTCGTTCTGATCCAAGAATATCCCAATTCTCAAGGAGGTCAAATCTTGATCCTCGTAACCAGTTTTCCCATGAATCTCTGGCAATGCCATCTTGGAATGCCGTTTCAGTTAATTCACAAAGACAACAGCCTCCGAATTTGCAAAATGCTTCTACCTTGGCCTCCTCTCTTCAGTTGAGGCATGATGTTCAGCAGGAAAGCCTGGAATCTGAATATTCTGGTCAAACCCAGAATTCAGCAGTTCCTCAGATTTCAGATTTTCCTAATCCCTCTAGCACTAGCAGTTTGTTGGCTGCTGTTTTGAAGAGTGGAATTATTGGTAGTAAATCAAGTTCAGGTACGACACCGAGTTCTCTTGATAAGGGTGCTCTGTCATCCCAAGCCAGTGCACAGCCTCCTTTACCAAGTGGTCTTCCTCCTGCCCAGTTTTCCCCACCTGGGCCCAGGATTCCACCGGCTTCTATCTCTAGTCTATCGTTGGACAAAAATGCTTCAAACACTCCAAATTATAACTCCCAGAGAAATGTAGAACCACCACCATTGCCACCTGGGCCACCTCCAACTCTTGTAGAGGGTGCATCACTGCAGCCTTTGAATGCACCAAAATCTGCTTCTAGTCCCCTGTCAAGCATTTTGAGTACATTGGTAGCGAAAGGGTTGATATCCGCATCAAAGGAGTCCCCTACTTACACTCCTTCGGATACACCTCCTCAAACGCAGAACCATATTCCACCAGCAAGCTCCATGTCAATTCCTGCTTTATCTGCTCCAATATCCTCATCCATTCCTTTCTTGGCTCCGGAGGCCGAGATTACTCTCTCAAAACCTGCTGCTAAAACCCCTGATGCCTTACTTCGGTCCACCAAAGAACAGGCAAAAAGTCTCATTGGGCTTGCGTTTAAGCCAGATGTGATTCGGAAGTCCCATCCTGATGTGATCAGTGAACTTCTTGATGACGTTCCACATCAGTGTGGCATATGCGGTTTTGGACTTAAACTCCAAGAGAAACTTGATAGACACTTGGAGTGGCACGCATTGAGAAATCCAGATGTCAAACTGTTGAATAGTTCAAGAAAGTGGTATTTAAATTCTGGAGAATGGATTGCTGGATTTGGTGGCCTCCCTTGTGATAAATCCAAAGGGACAATTGGAGGTTCTAATGAAACATCAGAATGTACCGAGGCTGTGGTTCCTGCAGATGAAAGTCAATGTGTATGCGTTTTGTGTGGTGAGCTTTTTGAAGACTTCTACAATGAAGAAAGTGACAAATGGATGTTCAAAGGTGCTGTTTACATGAGTATTCCAGGTGAAAGTGGTACTCAGGGTCCGATAGTCCACACGAACTGTATTTCAGAAAGTTCTTGTCAAGAGTTGGGACTTGCCTAG